Proteins from one Triticum aestivum cultivar Chinese Spring chromosome 7A, IWGSC CS RefSeq v2.1, whole genome shotgun sequence genomic window:
- the LOC123152664 gene encoding uncharacterized protein isoform X2, whose protein sequence is MEAYQKVQEFDLSSGADWKTTANVLFTVPPSTRSSDKSACKALDDISIFINCSRVWSVGEDITMIFFQEVQGADGISAVSGDGGTAAHLMAWCRAVRAPTRKAMPLPGVEVVVPEADDASMRRGDKPGDLLLILWDICYVFLCMACVVRDCRGFGRARVESMMRWGGGAWSINLNCWVHTRDT, encoded by the exons ATGGAGGCGTACCAGAAAGTGCAGGAGTTCGACTTGTCCAGCGGCGCTGATTGGAAGACGACCGCCAACGTCCTCTTCACGGTGCCCCCAAGCACAAGGAGTTCGG ATAAATCTGCTTGCAAGGCTCTCGATGATATATCCATTTTCATCAATTGCTCAAGGGTGTGGTCAGTTGGAGAAGACATTACTATGATTTTTTTTCAG GAGGTGCAGGGAGCTGACGGCATATCCGCGGTGAGTGGTGATGGAGGAACAGCCGCACACTTGATGGCTTGGTGCAGGGCGGTGAGGGCGCCGACCAGGAAGGCGATGCCATTGCCGGGCGTCGAGGTCGTAGTCCCGGAAGCCGACGATGCTTCCATGCGGCGAGGGGATAAGCCTGGGGATCTGTTGCTTATTTTATGGGATATATGTTATGTTTTTCTTTGCATGGCCTGCGTGGTGCGTGATTGTAGGGGTTTTGGTCGAGCCCGCGTGGAGTCTATGATGCGGTGGGGCGGTGGAGCATGGTCAATCAACCTTAATTGTTGGGTGCACACCAGAGACACATGA
- the LOC123152664 gene encoding uncharacterized protein isoform X1: MEAYQKVQEFDLSSGADWKTTANVLFTVPPSTRSSDKSACKALDDISIFINCSRVWSVGEDITMIFFQRMAKEVQGADGISAVSGDGGTAAHLMAWCRAVRAPTRKAMPLPGVEVVVPEADDASMRRGDKPGDLLLILWDICYVFLCMACVVRDCRGFGRARVESMMRWGGGAWSINLNCWVHTRDT, encoded by the exons ATGGAGGCGTACCAGAAAGTGCAGGAGTTCGACTTGTCCAGCGGCGCTGATTGGAAGACGACCGCCAACGTCCTCTTCACGGTGCCCCCAAGCACAAGGAGTTCGG ATAAATCTGCTTGCAAGGCTCTCGATGATATATCCATTTTCATCAATTGCTCAAGGGTGTGGTCAGTTGGAGAAGACATTACTATGATTTTTTTTCAG AGGATGGCGAAGGAGGTGCAGGGAGCTGACGGCATATCCGCGGTGAGTGGTGATGGAGGAACAGCCGCACACTTGATGGCTTGGTGCAGGGCGGTGAGGGCGCCGACCAGGAAGGCGATGCCATTGCCGGGCGTCGAGGTCGTAGTCCCGGAAGCCGACGATGCTTCCATGCGGCGAGGGGATAAGCCTGGGGATCTGTTGCTTATTTTATGGGATATATGTTATGTTTTTCTTTGCATGGCCTGCGTGGTGCGTGATTGTAGGGGTTTTGGTCGAGCCCGCGTGGAGTCTATGATGCGGTGGGGCGGTGGAGCATGGTCAATCAACCTTAATTGTTGGGTGCACACCAGAGACACATGA